In one Conger conger chromosome 5, fConCon1.1, whole genome shotgun sequence genomic region, the following are encoded:
- the LOC133128980 gene encoding LOW QUALITY PROTEIN: leucine-rich repeat and immunoglobulin-like domain-containing nogo receptor-interacting protein 3 (The sequence of the model RefSeq protein was modified relative to this genomic sequence to represent the inferred CDS: inserted 4 bases in 4 codons), with amino-acid sequence VGDNDLVYISHKAFAGLLGLEDLTIERCNLTSISGQSLSYLRNLVTLRLRHLGITALEDQNFRKLASLRGLEIDNWPYLEYISPLSFQGLDLSWLSITNTNITSVPSAAFRNLAHLTALNLSYNPIAALEPWAFRDLVRLKELHLVGTGLAAVAPRALAGLRQIRTLNVSGNELVSLEEGAFHSVNSLETLRVDGNPLACDCRLLWILQRRRTLNFDGXRPVCAAPPEVRGNALDAFSDSALFDYFTCQKPRIRNRKLQQVTVREAEPALLECRAEGDPTPAIVWISPXRRRIVSRAGGRVGVLPGGTLEIRYAQVTDSGTYICIASNAGGNDTYFATLTVRGLPPDAALLANRSYYAELNDTGLNGTRVFLKFTLDLTTILVSTAMGCIXFLGVVLFCFLLLFVWSRGRGQRKNNFTVEYSFXKTEGPAATSSSQGGTRKFNMKMI; translated from the exons GTGGGCGACAACGACCTGGTGTACATCTCCCACAAGGCCTTCGCCGGcctgctgggcctggaggaCCTGACCATCGAGCGCTGCAACCTGACCTCCATCTCGGGCCAGTCGCTGTCCTACTTGCGCAACCTGGTGACGCTCAGGCTGCGGCACCTGGGCATCACGGCGCTGGAGGACCAGAACTTCCGCAAGCTGGCCAGCCTGCGCGGGCTGGAGATCGACAACTGGCCCTACCTGGAGTACATCTCCCCGCTCAGCTTTCAGGGCCTCGACCTGTCCTGGCTGTccatcaccaacaccaacatCACCTCCGTGCCGTCGGCCGCCTTCCGCAACCTGGCGCACCTCACCGCGCTCAACCTCTCGTACAACCCCATCGCGGCGCTGGAGCCCTGGGCCTTCCGCGACCTGGTGCGGCTGAAGGAGCTGCACCTGGTGGGCACGGGGCTGGCGGCGGTGGCCCCCCGGGCGCTGGCCGGCCTGCGGCAGATCCGCACGCTCAACGTGTCGGGCAACGAGCTGGTGTCGCTGGAGGAGGGCGCCTTCCACTCGGTGAACAGCCTGGAGACGCTGCGCGTGGACGGGAACCCGCTGGCCTGCGACTGCCGGCTGCTCTGGATCCTGCAGCGCCGCCGTACGCTCAACTTCGACG CGCGCCCCGTGTGCGCCGCCCCGCCCGAGGTGCGCGGGAACGCCCTGGACGCCTTCTCCGACTCCGCCCTGTTCGACTACTTCACCTGCCAGAAGCCCAGGATCCGCAACCGCAAGCTGCAGCAG GTGAcggtgcgggaggcggagccgGCGTTGCTGGAGTGCCGGGCGGAGGGCGACCCCACGCCCGCCATCGTGTGGATCTCTC AGCGGCGGCGCATCGTGtcgcgggcgggcgggcgcgTGGGCGTGCTGCCCGGCGGGACGCTGGAGATCCGCTACGCCCAGGTGACGGACAGCGGCACCTACATCTGCATCGCCAGCAACGCCGGCGGCAACGACACCTACTTCGCCACGCTGACGGTGCGCGGCCTGCCGCCCGACGCCGCCCTGCTGGCCAACCGCTCGTACTACGCCGAGCTCAACGACACCGGCCTCAACGGCACCCGCGTGTTCCTCAAGTTCACGCTGGACCTCACCACCATCCTGGTGTCCACCGCCATGGGCTGCA ACTTCCTGGGCGTGGTGCTCTTCTGCTTCCTGCTGCTGTTCGTGTGGAGCCGCGGCCGCGGCCAGCGCAAGAACAACTTCACCGTGGAGTACTCCT GCAAGACGGAGGGCCCCGCGGCCACCAGCAGCAGCCAGGGCGGCACGCGCAAGTTCAACATGAAGATGATATGA